The stretch of DNA CTTCCCAGCCTGTTCCCCCAGGGGCTGGGACCAtcttgggcagagagagagagagagagagagagagagagagagagagagagaggcctctGGCACTAAAGGAGGAGCTGATTTTGCTCTGGGAGTCTGTGGTCATTACGCTCACCCTGACTGGCTGGGACAGGCAGCTCTCTGCCTTTGCCAATCAAAACGGTAACGATGATAAATCACTATCACAAGGGCTGATATTTTTGAGCACTTTCTATGCACCAGATGTTGTACTAAGTGCTTTTACTCCCACGATCTTATCTCCCAACCGCCCTGTGAAATATAATACGCTTATTCTTCCCTGTCTCACCGACcagagaacagaagcacagagaggttcatAATGTGCCCAGGGACACACAGGTGGTAAACCAGAGAGCAGAGATTTGAACCTAGATCGGTAGCCGCCACCGTGGTGAGTGAGGACGCTGCCTTGGTCTGCCAGCTGCCGTGGCCATCCTGAAGCCGAACAAAGATGTCTCTCCATCCTCTCTGTCTGCCGAACTGTCGCATTCCTGCCCATTCTGAGAACGAGctcaggggaggaggaggctgggaagtgAGGGAGGGTTGCTTTTTGTTCTGCCCTAAGCCTTGCACAATGCGTGGAGCCGAGCTGAGCAGGGCCAGGGCAGTCTTCAATGACCGGAAAGCTTTCAAAGCCTTTACTTCTCCCAATGGAGCAAGCGGGATCTAATCCTGGCTGAATGATGATGGATTACTGATCTGGGTGCCATGGCCAAACAACCCAGAAGGTGTCAGTCCTTGTCCAagaactctgaaaagaaaaacgGACTTACGAGTGAAAGGGGTCATTATTAAACCACGAAGCAGTAATAATTACTAGCACCTCGTGGCTCTCTCAGCTTTCCAGGCCCATCCACATGTATCTTAACGGTAATATTATTTAAGAATCTTAACCGGGGTCTGTGTAAGGAGATTTAAAACGAGCGCTTGTGTGATCGCATGGCGTTGTGAATGTGCTACGTGCCACGGACGTGTCTGCTTGAAAacggttaattttatgttatgtgaatttcatccCCCTCCGCcaaaatgtttttacaaatagCTCAAATAGAAAGCAAGATAATTCTGAAAGTGTTTGCAACACCGTAAGGGTTTTGTTGGATTTCTGAGTCTGGTGATTTCTAGACTTCCCTTGATTTTGTGTCCTCCTCAATACTATTCTTAACAGTTAATATTCATTACTCTCCTAATatgcagccaaaaaaaaaaaaaaaaggagaggaagaagaaagagaaaaagggaaagggaaaggatgCTTGCTTGGCAGTGGGTTTATAATAACAGTGGCCTCATTATCCCGACCTGACTTCGAAGACTCGGGGCTGTACTCTGTAGCCTAAATGTCATCAGTTCCTTGGAGGGACATCCAGGAAAACACAGTCATCCCATCTCAGACCATGAGTTTTTATTCAATGGCTTTCGGACTGCAGATTCCTTCAAGTCTCTAAGGAGTATTGTAGTATTTCCCctcaaaaacagaatatttttacatatagtcTCAGAGAATTTATTTATATCCATAAAAGGGCCCGGGCTAAGAGCCTCTTCTCCCAAGCTTAGATTAATTCTAAGGTATAAGAAAATCATGCTAACAATAATCAGAAAAGTTAACAGAATCCACGGATGAATCATTAAAGGGAATTTTAAAGGGAATAAGATGTGATAataagtatacacacacaaaacaaaattaagggaAATTAGGCACTTTTTGACTCTGCCTAAgaacattagaattttttttaatgatttttatttatttttgagagagagagagagacagtgtaagcaggggatggtcagagagagagggagacacagaatccgaagacaggccccaggctctcagcacagagcccagtgcggggctcgaacccacgaacctcgagatcatgacctgagccaaagccagacgcttaactgactgagccacccaggtgccccctaagaaCATTTTAACGAAGCTGTTTTGATGTCTTTGTCGCTGATGAAGAACGCTCCTTCTGCAAAATACAGGAAAGCAAAGCAGAATAGGAAGGGAAATTCTAGTCTTCCCACAGCCCGCAGCTAACGGTATGGCTTTCCCCCTTCATCTGTTTCTACTATGTGTTTTTTCCATaaactactttttaaactttatcacATTGCAGTCTTAAAAAGTCTGTACTAGAAATTTTCAGAGTTTTAATGCCTCCTGCTCAGACCCCAGTGACCCCTTCAGGGTCACTATCCTTAAAAAATCTGGGTTATTAGGTCAACTTAACCTCAGGTTATGCCAAAACTAGAGCTATTCTATGGCTGACTCAAACACCTCTTCTGTGGGGTAGGAACACATTCCCTCCCCTTGGTTATTAATTAGCCTACACAGGAGGTAAGTTGTAATCAAAGCTCAATAAACGTATCTAAAAATTGGAAAGATGTATTTGTAACTAGATTTCCTTAACTGCCTTAAATCCTTTTTGAAACGAGGCTgagaataaatcatttttaaaaatatatacaaggacgcctgggtggctcagttgggtaagcatctgacttcagctcaggtcatgatctcacagttcatgggttcgagccccgtgtcgggctctgtgctgacagctcagagcctggagcctgcttcagattctgtgtttccctctctctttgaccctcccctgctcatgctgtctctctctctctctctctctctctctctctctctctcaaaaataaataaaaacattaaaagatttttaaaaatatatacatacagggGATCTCTCCACCCTCTGAGTGTGGTCCCTTGAAACGAAACCCATGCAGAGCAGATCATGTGCCAATAATCTCTGGATTTCAGAGCCGTCATAACtgatttctttgttcctttcccaGGCACTTCTGTGAGCGTCTCCACCTTTAATCTGGTAGCCATATCTCTGGAAAGATACGGTGCAATTTGCAAACCGCTGCAGTCCCGGGTCTGGCAGACAAAATCCCACGCGTTGAAGGTGATCGCCACTACCTGGTGCCTCTCCTTTACCATCATGACCCCCTACCCAATTTACAGCAACCTGGTGCCGTTTACCAAAACTAACAATCAGACCGCAAATATGTGCCGCTTTCTCCTGCCGAATGATGTGATGCAGCAGTCCTGGTAAGGCTGTGTGGTGTTTATTTGTCCGATACAACTTGTGAGAGCACTAGGATCCTAGTGGTGTTCTGTTTAAAATGCCAtgcatatattaatttaattcatcCTCTCAAAACCCTATATGGTAGGTACTGTTCTTGTCCCCATGGACATGGGGATATGGAGAGGTTAAGTGAGGTGTTCAAGGTCACAAAACTAGAAGATACAGAGCCTCTCTGCTTACCCACTCTGCGGAACACCTCCAGAGGGTCCAGGGGGGCTTTGGCTAGAGGATTTGGAGggcttttctttacatttttaagtttaaacttttaaaaaatgtttatttatttatttttgagagagagaatgtgcatgcacttgcataagcgggggaggaacagagagagacggagacacagaatccaaagtagacaccaggccatcagcgcagagcccgaggtgggggctcgaactcacggaactgtgagatcatgacctgagccaaaagtcagacacttaactgactgagccacccatgattTCCTACAACCTGGAATTAAAgcagagaatgaatcccaaatcccatgtggttttttttttagagctgcTGTTATGGTGCTTGAACAGAACATTTCACTAGAAATAAACAggcgaggggtgcctggggggctcagttggttgagcatccaactttggctcttgtcatgatctcgtcattcctgagtttgagccctgtgctgacagctcggagcctggagccagcttcggattctgtgtttcccactctctgcgcctcccccagtcatgctctgtctctctctctcaaaaataaacattaaaaatttttttaattaaaaaaaagaaaccagtgagATTCTAATACTGCTTTCTTTGCTTCCTAGCTGACTGGTGTTGTACAAGTTTAAGTATCCTCTCTGAGGTTCAGGTTCTTTATGTACACAAGGATTGaataatacagatttttttttatctacctCATTGGGTGGCTGTAAGAGAGTCAAATGAGAGCATGTGTATAAAATGTCAACATAGGGTATTACATTGACTAATACCAAGCATGTTTTAGAATCAGGGAATCCGATATCCAAAAATGGCTCAAAACTAAGATAatctctgccttctctgccttccttcattTCAAccaagtaacacacacacacacacacacacacacacacacacacacacacacggaattaTGTTGCAAATAGAGAAACATTTCCAAGGCTTGAAAGGAATCTTATCAAAACATGTCCAATTGAAATGAGAAATGGCCCAGCCACTGTGAGCCTCTGACAATTTTATGGCCTAATCGCGTAACCTTACACATGCCAGAGTGCAAAAAATGATTCAGGGGCCAGACTCATAAAGGAGGCTGTGGTGCTTCAGGAATCAAACATGTTTAGAGAGAGCATAGCTGTGCCCCACCAGGCACTAGAATAAGCGCGTCGCTGTGCCAGGGGGTCAGAAGCTTCCAGAATACTGTATTTTGCAAAAACTAATAGGTTTTCCATCATTCCTATCTATGCATTTAATGATTCCGctgttatggggcgcctgggtggctcagtcagttaagcgtctgacttcagttcagatcacgatctcacggttcgtggtttcaagcccattgtcgggctctgtgctgacagcacggagccaactttggattctgtgcctccctctctctctgcccctcccctgctcacattgtctgtctctctctctcaaaaataaataaacatttaaaaacttgaataaaaaattaaaaagaacagattCTGTTGTTATAAAGTCAACAAGTAGTATATTGTGATGCTTGTGAACACAGGTTCTAGAATCATATTGCTTGGGTTTAAATTCCATCTTTGCTACTAgttatgtgactttggacaaattatttaatctcaacacacctcagtttcctcatctaaggTATAATgaaaatagtacctacctcaaaCATTCTTGTGGGAGTTAAatctaattatatataatatatttatatatttatatatatagtaatatagaTGTAATATTCTACACATATGCTTAGCTTAGTGTGTAGCATGGTGAGTCCTCAATAAATGTAAGCTCTTGTCaatgtttatttgcatttttggtAACAGCTTCATTGAGATTATTCAAATACTCTTTGTTATTGTTAAGTTCTTCTCGGTTTTACACGAAGACTTGTTTTAGGCGCAGAATTATATCAACCCTTTCCAATTTAACTAGTCCTTCATAAAAGACTTTATCTGAAAAAGGGGAAAGACATAAACACCTTTGAATGGCTGAATCACCAGACATGGAATCTCCAAGGTATTAAATCCTAGTAATTAATGTGTTTGCTCAGATCAGTTAAAATGGAGATGAACCCTATTTATTCCATCCCATCTGAGTTTGAAATACTGGAGGTGATGGTcgttggatttctttttattttattaggcaCACATTCCTGTTACTCATCCTCTTTCTTATTCCTGGAATCGTGATGACAGTGGCATATGGATTAATCTCTCTGGAACTTTACCAAGGAATAAAATTTGATGCTATCCAGAAGAAGTCTGCCAGGGGTAACTATCTTGTAGCTGTACATTTATGCCAAAACATCACAAAAGCATGTTTCCCGTAGAATAAACAGATACACCGAGAGTGTATGTTGGAGAGTTTTGGAAGTATTCTTAGGAGACTCTGTGTCATAAGGCACAATCAATGAGACCTAGTGtcccaatttcctcatctgtgaaatggaggaaTTGTTCCTTTCACAACAGTGCTGATTGGAACAAAATGACATAATCGACATGTACCCAGTTATCAGCCGAGGGCCTGTGTGGCCCACCCTCCCTGTACAGTGTTATATATTCAAACGGAACCCTTTAGCAACGGAAGTGGATTGTAATTCCAACCTCCCATCCTCTCAtcctgtttttagtttatttattttgagacagagacagagagagaggaagagagagaatcccaatcaggctccaccctgtccacacagagcctgaagtggggctcgatctcacaaaccgtgagatcctgtcctgagatgaaatcaagagcccaacccttagctgactgagtctcCTAgcacctctcttctccctctctgtcacacTGCAGTGGCCACAAGGCCTCGCCTCCTCCCCACTCATTACAATCCACTATCCACTCAAATGTATGCCCACACCTTTGTTGACATAACTTTTTGCCCTTCTCACTCTGACCCCTAGTCAACTCTTTTACTATGTGTGTAACTTATATGTCTCTACCGCTTCTTTGGTTTTCGTCGATTTTGCTCATTATCCAGGTTTCTCCATAAAAGTATTCTGCAAGCTTAACCAGCAAACAGGCTCCTTTCCCCTTAGGatctggggaaagagaggaaaaagtgcGCATGTTCATGCATTCATCATTTTTTATCCTTACAACTGACATgcatgaaatattattttgtgattaTACATGATGCATGTAATAGATTATATGTTATGCTCTTAGTTTTAAGGAGCTTTTCAGTTGAAAGAGAGGACCAGTATGGACGGCTGCTTAGTTACCAAGCAAGTCCAAGGGCGCCTGCCCAGCCCTTCCCTTCGGGTCTGGTTTGATCCCCTTGATGGAGGGCGCGGGGCTCCCATGCGCTCTGTCCCGCACGACCCGCGCCCCCCAGCATTACGCGATGTCGCTTGCCCCCCCAGAAAGGAAGCCGAGCAGCGGCGGCAGGTGCGAGGACAGCGACGGGTGTTACCTGCGGGGGCCCGAGCCACGGCCCCGCCTGCAGCTTCAGCAGCTGTCCCGCAGCGGAGTCCGCCGCGCCAGGAGCAGCAGCTCGACGGCCAACCTCATGGCCAAGAAGAGGGTGATCCGCATGCTCATGGTCATCGTGGTCCTCTTCTTCCTGTGCTGGATGCCCATCTTCAGCGCCAACGCCTGGCGGGCCTATGACACGGCCTCGGCCGAGCGCCGCCTCTCGGGGACCCCCATCTCCTTCATCCTCCTGCTCTCCTACACGTCGGCCTGCGTCAACCCCATCATCTACTGCTTCATGAACAGACGCTTCCGCCTCGGCTTCCTGGCCACCTTCCCCTGCTGCCCCAACCCCGGTCCccggggggagagaggggaggggggagaggaggaggaaggcaggaccACAGGGGCCTCCCTGTCCAGGTATTCCTACAGCCACATGAGCGCCAGCGCCCCACCCCCGTGAGCTGTCCCCAGCGCGGTGCCCCAGCaggaggggcggagggggcgATGACAAGAAGGGTTCCATTTGCAGTGGGAACTGTTCATTGTCTGCCTTTCATCCTTCATCCGGGCTCCAGGGCAACTCTACGAGGAGGCTGGGGCCACGGCTTGGTTTCTGGTCAATTGGAGGGAGGAAGCGTTCAGTAACATTGACCGTCAGAAAAACCTCACCAGGCCAGAGACAGGAGTCCAACAGGGCGGGTATTACAAATGCAATTGCCAAACACGTGTTCAAAATGGAGATGTGGACGCTACGTACGCTTTAGAGGTTTCCAGAACATCTAAGGTGAGCTCTCGCTCCTCGTAGTGATGCGCTTCTGTGCTCTGCTCATCCGCTGACACaggactgtggagcctgcttccccacccccaccccggggagTGTATACTTTATCTACTGTATCCCACTCCTCACCATGATCACAAAGGGTAACATGAAACAAAGACTCTTCTGGCCACTATTTGAAGACAAGAgcctggctttttctttttgaggttgGGGAAGGACATTCAGAGATAACTTTATGTCGTCCTCAAAACAGCAAACGGATTGTTGTTGAAAAGATTGAATTtggaatttatatttctaaaagagaaaagGGGTGTGTGGCAAACAGCCAGGCGGAACGCTATCCTCCCTTCATGAATATTTATGAGCGACAAGGTACATAGGCCTTTGTTTTCTACTTCAATGACCTGTATTATATTGAACCCCATGGCTTCTTTGCCTCACCTTAATTTCCCACACTCATCTGGCAATTCCTCTTTTCCAGAAAGATTCCAGGCACAAAGGTGAGTCTGTAACCTATGTGTACCCTTTCAAGGGAGTAAACAGAAACATGTGTAGTCAGTCCCAGAATAAAAACTGGCACACTTGGACTCCATTCTCAAGTAGCTTTGACTGTCAAAGCTGTCTGTGCCATTAAATACAACCTATGTATTTGTTAataattgtattaattttatgtataagTATAAACCAAACATATAAGTATGTGCTTCACATAGAAGTAGATTGTTTGGTGtttaaaaagagggggaaaatagGAATGGACGTTGGAATTCAGTCGCTGTTATCATTCTACATGCCTGCACAACAGCCGGGGTTCGCGTGaacttttctgtgaaaaattagAGTTGGAATCTCTCCTCTAATTAGGAATCTCAATTAAAACGAGACATGAGCTATAAATTTAGATAGGGGTAAGAGTTCTAGAACAGAATGTATCAAACTAGTCCaccagcatttctttttctttcttttttttttagggtaaCATTGTCTTGACTGTTTAAATAAATTGACACAGACATTTTTGACAGGAATAACTGGATATGCTAGTGTaggaatagaaaaggaaaggagggagggcggaaggagaaagggagggaggaagaaaggaagagaggaaggagagatggaagggagggagggaaggagggagggagttcAGAGTTCCCATGCCTCCAAGCATCTGACAAgtgagtttttctttctcttgcttccatGGGACTATGACCATCCATTGTTCCAGGCCTGACATTCTTCATGATGCACAAATGTCAGTGGTTTTAATCTTGGGGGGAAATCAGtatggaaggggaaaggggaaggcagTGGCAAGAGggatcatgaacaggggaagggacgTTGGCTGTGTAACTGAACAAGATGTGAGCATCGCCATTTGACTTTCCAGGTGCAATGGTCGTGTGCTAACAGacaaaaaattattgaggacaTGACTATGTCATGATGGGGGACTTCCCAAGCTAGATGTTAGTTTTCCTATTTCTCAGACTGCAatgtaatgttaatttttatagcCAATCATCTCaaacatttcaaagtaaaaattcaaCTGACTAAAGCACATActgataaatgataaaagaagtaagaaatgaaattatCTCCATTATTTAAGTAAATTCTACAAAATCTACAATTTTGCTGCTAGAGAAATAAGCCTTCCCCTGTGACCATATGAgcatataaataaagataaatcagCCTCCCTCCCTATTGGAGGAACTTCTGGAAGTTTCAAAAGTGTGTTAACCTTAACACAGggctgccagatttagcaaataaaaatacaggatgtccagttaaattctaatttcaaataaataatgaataattt from Suricata suricatta isolate VVHF042 chromosome 1, meerkat_22Aug2017_6uvM2_HiC, whole genome shotgun sequence encodes:
- the CCKAR gene encoding cholecystokinin receptor type A, with the protein product MDVVGSLLVNGSSITPPCELGIENETLFCLDQPPPSKEWQPAVQILLYSLIFLLSVLGNSLVITVLIRNKRMRTVTNIFLLSLAVSDLMLCLFCMPFNLIPNLLKDFIFGSAVCKTTTYFMGTSVSVSTFNLVAISLERYGAICKPLQSRVWQTKSHALKVIATTWCLSFTIMTPYPIYSNLVPFTKTNNQTANMCRFLLPNDVMQQSWHTFLLLILFLIPGIVMTVAYGLISLELYQGIKFDAIQKKSARERKPSSGGRCEDSDGCYLRGPEPRPRLQLQQLSRSGVRRARSSSSTANLMAKKRVIRMLMVIVVLFFLCWMPIFSANAWRAYDTASAERRLSGTPISFILLLSYTSACVNPIIYCFMNRRFRLGFLATFPCCPNPGPRGERGEGGEEEEGRTTGASLSRYSYSHMSASAPPP